Part of the Scylla paramamosain isolate STU-SP2022 chromosome 22, ASM3559412v1, whole genome shotgun sequence genome, atttccgccAATCATCCccatctgtctaatcttctcttaaagctccctaatgtcatAGCACTAATAcgttgattactgagtctgttccattcatctaccactctacttgacaaccagtttcttcctatctctttcttaaacctaatttttttcaagtttgaacccgttatttcttgttctgtcctggttgctgatcctaagaatttagATTAcgtccccttgttataacccttataccacttaaacacttctgtcaggtcccctcttaacctccgtgtctttaaaaaaatgtaaatttaacagcttcaatctcgcctagtaaggaatattcctcagcccctgtatccttttagtcattctcctttgtactgatcctaatagacctatatcctccctgtaatatggggaccagaactgcacagcgcagtctagatgaggtctgaccagcgccaaatatagctttaatattatttcgggCCTTCTACATTTAaaactcctaaaaattaatcctaataccctatttgccctgtttctggcctctttgcattgctttcttagacggttCAGGGCTAATTATaactaaatctttttcgtactctgaacctaccagagtttcgttgtttattgtgtacctactgtgtgggtttcctctacctacgttaagtactttgcatttgttgatatttaattgttttttgccatttgtctgtccattcgttcatcctatgtAAATCTGCCtacaaggcgatggcatccgattctgacctaattaatctacctatcatCGTGTCATTcgtaaatttactaacatcactactaattccactatccaagtcactgatatacgttaaaaacaacaatggacctaatactgatctctgtggcattatatgttatatgttatatgttatatgaccccactcggatttagagccgtttattacaactctctatCGCCTGTTGCTTAACCATGactttatccagcctaacaccttcccatctatcccgtgcgccctagcctttctcaggagcctctgatagggtaccttgtcaaaagctttattgaagtccagatataggatgtcataactatcgccattatctgctgcctcttAAACTTTGctgtaaaaaaaattcacaagttcgtcaggcaaggcTTCCCCCTTCGTGAATCTATGctatgactgatttatcaagttatgtttgtctcttACATCActtgcacgagagagagagagagagagagagagagagagagagagagagagagagagagagagagagagagagagagagaatcccacGTGTCACAAAAGAGACAAAcctaataaaagaaattaataaacgaACAAGGAAAATGCGCAGTATGGTCAAACAGGAGgtgaggaaatagaaaaaagtccTGAGCGAATAAAAACGaaaccaaaaagataaaaaaatatggaaactaagaaacaaaagaattaaGTTACAGAGTCAACCAAGGTGAGTCGATGATGAAGGTCAAGATTAAGGCCATGGTTGCGtacgggaggggaggaggaccgAGTGGAGAGGACATATAGGTgaggaaggaacaaggaggaggaggagaaagagggacgaggtatgcaagagagagagagagagagagagagagagagagagagagagaggggggggggggggaggaaatggaaaaaggaggatgaggagacacgagaaagagggggaagaggatggaCGAGATGTTAGAGGGGGCgacaaaaagagaggagagggaagaaggggatgaCAGGGAAGAGCGGGACGAGGAGGTATGAGAGAAAagcgagaggggaagggggagagggagggagaggaagagtaggtaGAGGCGAACAAGTTCTATTACAGTTGGCTAAGGTAGTTTGAAGATGAAAtgacgtgtgagagagagagagagagagagagagagagagagagagagagagagagagagagagagagctgcggaaataagacatacacacacacacacacacacacacacactattatatAACATCTGTGATAATAAAGGTTGTCGTTAAGGGCAGAGATAAGTGTCATTgacagagtagtagtagtagtagtagtagtagtagtagtagttgtagtaatagtagtagtagtattaatggtaatagtaatagtagttccCTGGCCAGACCCTGATTAATTTGTCCTTTGCTGAGGTGACTGCGTAGTGGAGTGATGAGGTTGGCGGGTGTTGGGTTAAAAGAaacacttttctttcccaaaacaACTCATGatataatattttatttctaAACGTTATTCTTTGATATAATCTAATTATTCTCAAATTCTTATCAATACGTTATTTTTGCTGTGATAAATgttggaaagaaaacgacagaTTTGCAACAATTACCCAAAGCTACTTATTGAAACATATATATTGGATTATTGTAACTAAATtcagcgaaaaaaagaaaaaccctcATCcattaaagcacacacacacacacacacacacacacacacacgcgcgcgcgcgtcgtAGCCAAGCCAAGGGTGTGTTGTCGCCAACGCACCCAGGCCTAAAGCATTGCCCCAGATGCTACCGACGTGACCCCTCGTGAGGCTTCCGTCACCCCTGGTCACGAACTGGACAGTGCCTGCCCTGATGCCGAGGCACCCGAGCGCTGAGTAAAGATAACTAAGGCAGTGTAATTAATGGACCTGGCCTATTCGTAATCAGTCTTGTGATCAAATTACTTTACAGCCTACGCAGATCGCTGACCACACAAAACAGTGACCCACTGTTAGCCTCAATAATGCACGAGCTAGAAGGACATAGAAAAACTACATATGTTCGCCTGTAGAGGTGGTTAACCATAGATTCCCacaaagacatgtttcttacgAACCTACAGTGAAGTATAAGCATCTTGGTGAtcgtgtggagtgaaggaggagatgagtgtACTAACAGGTTAGATTTTAAACCTTAAAGGATAACTCCttatgtagtagtaggtagCAATGTACCTAGGTCGACGTTGCTGTCGTCAAAACTTAATATAAAGCGAAGTAGCGAAAGATTCTCTCAGACCTTAACAAGATTCCAAGAATGGAGTGTTACAAGTTCCTGAAAGGTGCTCACACTCGACAGCACCATGAACCTCCCAGTCGTTCTCTGCCTCGTCTTGGTCGTAAGTAATACTTAGAAGATTTTTCCTAAGTGCCTTGTGTGTCTCGATTTAGTATGTTGTTCCAGTATACTGTGGTCTCCatatattttatgttattttccacGTATTGATATAATCCTGAATCTTGATGAGTGATTTAATATCTTTTGTGGCACTTCGCATGTAGTGCTAATGTTTTAATGTTACGTTTGATTATTCTTTGATGTGACTATATTATGTGTGTCCTTACATGTTAACGTGTTATGTGTTACTGAATGACCTAAGTTGGTCGATAAAGTCCTGCTAAAGTAAAATGAATAGTGACGTCAAGATTTATTGAAAGGTCACTCCAAGTTTCAATATGTGGTGAAGTTCTTGTCTTTTGTTGCTTGCGTGTATCGCTGGAATGTTTTAATTACTGGTTAATAAATTGTGTTAACTTTTCTGAACTGCGTATGTGGCTTAACCCACTGTGAAAACCCCAGCCTTAACTCTCGGTTACCTGGACTTAAACCTTGAAGTGTTTGGCATATAGATAATTCATGCAGTTCCTGTGTAGCCTCTGCCTTACTTTAAAGGTAAGAAGGAGGACTATGACACGTGCACTGTTTTTAAAGGCTACGGAGATCACTAgctaggttctcaagactgttggCGGGGCGAGGCTGGGCGGGAGGACGTgcggtggggcggggcgggatcAGGCGGCTTCTTTTCCTGTGGTGCAGTGAGCATGAGGGGCGGCGCCAGGCATCCCGAAGCCCTACTCATGACGCCACACTGACTTTGCGGGCCGCGGTAACCAAGTGACCTCGCTGGGGTGGTGTCGCTGACGAAACACCGTGACAGCTGTCTAATCCACGCGCTCAGGACCGtgatgaacataagaacataagaaataagggaagctgcaagaaacgaccaggcttacacgtggcagtccctgtatgaaatatacctacctatttccatctactatccccatccataaacttgtctaatctccTCTTAAAGCtttctaatgtcctagcactaacatgattactgagtccgttccacttatctaccactctatttgagaaccaattttctTCAAACTGTTTTTTGGGCttctttcaagctttttatgATCACCTCTGTGGTCTtcgaaaacagtccttatgcaAATCCAGTATTTCATAATAAagcctaaacctaaatttttcaagcttgaacccgttattttttgttctaccctggttgctgatcctaagaattttgcttacatcccccttgttataacccttataccacttaaagatttctatcaggtcccctcttaccctatgtctctctaaagaatgtaaatgatGGTGTTATAAGATACTCGTGTATCTCCCTGAGTCACTGTTTATTATGCAAGTATGAGCAATGTAACAAAGGACTTGCGATATCTTCTTAGCGTTAACTCAGTCTACCTACACATCATCTTTTGTTGCGCTGCTCATCCTTACTTGCATAAGGAATAATGACGTACTGAGAGTTACATCTTATAAAACGGTGAAGACAACTCCCTTAGGCCCAAACAGGGACTTCCGGCGCTGACAGTCATCTACAACGCAGCATTTCCCCATCGCGAACACACCTATGATTGTTACGTCTGAAGACAGCTCCGTTATGCCCTAGCACAAGAACTCCCGCCGCTGAGAGGCCTCTACACCCCCTACTTCCCCACTGTGAACAGACCTATCGTGGCACGCAAAGCAAGGGGCACACAAATACCACGTCACAGTGCTGTACTTCTCTCCGCAATGAAAGCCCGACcaagaagtagtaatagtaatggtaatagtagtagcagtagttgttgtttttgttgttggtggtggtggtggtgtaccaGAGgtagtgtaatatatatatatatatatatatatatatatatatatatatatatatatatatatatatatatatatatatatatatatatatatatatatatttgcgcATCATCATCACAGTTTGCGCAAGTAATGTGGGGGGATGAAATTAGAATCGGAACGATTGTGTTCAGAGGACCTGCAAACAATTCTTAAGAGATGAAAACTTCCAAATGGGATTCTAAAATGTTTCGAAATACGGGCCTTGGTTGACAATACTGATCCCGCCGATAGGGCGATGTGGGCCAAGAGAATACGCCCCGCGGCCACGCCACAATAGCGGAAAGGAAAAATCGAGACGTACAATTGTCCTTTTCCCAATACCACTAATAATgacattgcttttttttttttcattatattgcgaaaaggaaaaaggaaatataaagataGCCTGGAAAACTTTTTCTTACTGTGTTGTTGAGTTCCCTCCATCCCTGCTGGCATGCAGTGGTCAGCCCCAAGCTTGGCAACTTTATGCCTATTGGGTCAGATGGCAAAAAAGGCAATGGCAATGGCTCCAGAACGTTCAAGGCTATTGGTGCTGGAATTTGGAAACAATACATAACCATTCTTGGCAGAGAATTGTGCCAAAAGTACCAAAGTATTTAGTAACTTTTATGTTACACCGCATACACCACTGACAGGGCTGAGCATTGGCACATGCATTGTGTTTGGTGTTCCAAGCACTAATGGGTTTGAGTGTTCATGTCAAAAGAGTTGCAAGGTATTGAGGTAAACATTCTTCAAATAAAGAGTAAAGAGGAAATGCATTTATTTCACATGTGATCAACATTAAACCTTAAAAGAATATGAACACtatataaaaataacagaaCTGAACCATCAAACTATGTCTGACATCTTTCTGAAATATATAATAACCATCTATATTTAAGCAAATACAAAAGTAACAAGACATCAATTTAAGTAGCAGACTGCCACAAAAGGAGGCTCTGGTAACAAGATCTGTTtgcataacaaaataaaacagatgctctcctatctatctatataccaggccagtaaTTTCACACGGGGTGGCCcacacaaagcaccacacacacacacacttatcattCACACTTTTATCCTCATAACTAgtttactgataataataataaaaataatcaatcTTATTTATGAAAACTTCATGCACAAAATCCTATTAAGGCAGAGGCACATGAGGCAGATCCATCTCTGTCTTCTCCTTAGCAGGGTTAGTAAGCAGATAAAAAATACTTTTCAATGAAGATCATATgtacataacataagaaataaggtagctgcaagaagccaccaggcttacacgtggcagtccctgtatgaaatatacctacctatttccacctatcatccccatccataaactcatctaatcttctcttaaaacttGAAGCTCCACTAACAACacgattactgagtccgttccactcatctaccactctatctgagaaccaatttcttcctatctcttacTCATATCTCAGTATGGGTTCAGAAAAGGTTTCAACACCTATCATACTCTAAATCaattttcctctcacctttaaTAATCTGTTGATGACAAATTATCAGCATTACCAATCTTTGTTGACTTCCCCAAAGCCCATCATGCTGTCAACCACAATATACTTCTACAAAGACTGTATCATTACAGCACATGAGGTAATATACACTCCTGGTTCAAAGCCTATTTGACAGATGCAGACCCCAAACCCCTTCATGCTGTCAACCACAATATACTTCTACATAGACTGCATCATTACAGCACATGAGATAACATACACTCCTGGTTCAAAGCCTATTCAACAGATACAACCCAGTGCACAGTCCGTGATAGATACAAGGCCACACAAACATAATGTCAAGGCTTTTTGTTCTTTATACCAAAAGAGGGACTTGTATTCACTTTCCCTGAAAATCTCTCATGCTCACTCCCCTCCTGTTTGTTTTGAAGAACACACTGCAGCCAACTTCATTCACACTGGCCAAACAACTCAGTAAAAATGTGAATATGGGGCAATAGCAATACCTGAACCAGGATGTCATTTAGATCCAGGAAGAGTAAAGACTTGAAGGATTCTggaaaaggaacacacacacacacacacctgttagaCATAGCAAGGTGACTGTCAGTCCTTGTCAGTATCTGATAACTGGCACTGTTGGGAATCATTTGAGCCTCAGGGGAGAACAGGTCTAAGAATAAAAAGTAGAGCTATGCTCTACAAGTCAGTGTGCTGGATAAACACATGGTTCTCACTGTATCTTGTGtccagaaaataatgagagagaaaaaaaataaaattatactcAGCCAGTCAATGACACCAAGCTACAAAGAAAGCACAAAGGTTCCTGTCACACAAAAACAATGGCTGTAACAAAGGACCCATTGTGCAACAAGGATCCCATTCCATCATTATGGATTGCTATTTAAGCATTCCACACAGGACTTCATAATGCATTACATTATCATTTTTCTGATTGGCAGATGATGATTTCATGAAATCACCATAAAATTAATTACTCTTATAACTCATGCTTGCATATTCACTTGTATTGAACTACTTTTCGACAAGTAAGCACAGGTGGAACAGGTGGAATGTATTCTTGGAAATATTCAAAATTCTCCCTAGCTAAGACTGAAAGATGAAGACACATGGTCACAGGCTTAACAGTGACATTGGAGGCTTCACAGTTTTATCCTTCCTAGGTCACAGGCTTTAAGTAAATACTCATAATGAAGCAGAAAATTAAGGCAAATGTCACGTTGTCTGCCTTCACCTAAACTGTACATACACAGGATGTGCACATTCTTACCAAGGATGATACAGTAAATGTTCCTTTCACAGTACCAGCAAGCAGGAAATGGAGACTGCCAAGCTGATGTCTCCTTTCTATGTATCTTCTCACTATCTCTTCCAAGTACAGGGGGTCCTCGAATTACGACGGAGTTCTGTTCCTATGCCATGTTGTAAGCTGATTTTCAGCACAGGTTGGAACCAGCCTAAGCACCTACAGTATGTCACTCACCTATGCTAATGTTATAGTATTGTAAAGTCATAATCTAGGACATAAAAACCTAACTATTGTATCTGTAAAAAACACATGCAGGAcatatagtaaataaaaaaataatcaaataatcaataagaaaaaaaaaaaaaaaaacagcaaatggGAATGTACAGAAACAAGCACTGCCAGCATTGTAACCACCAAAGTCAAGGCCATCATAAACTGAAGACTCCCTGTATTACATTTTACCCTTTTTCAGAACTATATAGTATGGTCTGAAGGATGATAaacttctgtctgtctatacaccaggctggcaatccaaCATGGGATGGCttagacaaagcaccacacactcacagatgTATCATTCACACTCTGACAGTGCTAGGAGGGTGAataatgtgtgtatgagtgagcTGGCCACCCATGTGACACTGCcaacctggtatatagatagatagaagtatATTGTCATTCAGGTGATATgacttacattaaaaaataaaatattagctGCAAACCTTACAAATACTGCAACAAACTGGTCTGTCATCAACATACAGCACAAACTTCCACCAAGCCATCTAGGTATGCATGGGTGATCCCAGGTGGGggtggcagggagagggagtagTTGCCTCCACTGCATAGATAAATGTCTATGCTTACTGgaagtgtgtgtattttttttcttttttttacatcatcCAACAACACATACATGTAAAATATCTTCCATTTTGTCCACCATTACATAAAATCCCTACatcaatataaaacaataaaatggcCATTCAGCAGAAATTTACATTGTAATAACTTAAGTACTGTATTGAACATAGCACAAGCAGATATGTGACCATGGGAAAAGTTAGACTGTGACTCTGCTTAAAGCTACACTTAATCCCCGAATTCTTCACGCAAAGAATTTTTGAACTCCTTGAACATTTCATCTAATTCAGGCTGTATCTTATCTCTTAAATGAGTAGCAAAACTCTTTAtgttatctatatttttcttcttttcatccaaAAAATTCTTGAGATTCTCATCTCCACTCTCATCAAAGCATTTTTTCACTTCTGGGAATCTTTTTTCACTCATAACATAAACCTGAAAGAACTTTGAAAAATGTTCCACTTGTTCACACTGAAGCCAAAACTGATACTTCTGTGAAGACTCATCCATTCCATTTGCTTTGGGATCTATATCACAAATATCTTTATCTTCTGGATACTTGTCATTACATAGATATCTGAAAGAATTTAAGGTTATATATCATTAGTTGCTGCACATGTCAAATAATCACAGAATGGAAGGTCAGTTCATTTCAGCATTCTAACATGTATCACCAATATAGTTCAAATTCCATACCTGAAAAATGCCTCTCTACCTTCTTTGGGCAGGTGCGTAAATGAAGTTCTTCGTAGCAACTCAATcgcctcttctttattcttcaccttccctcggGCTTTAGGTGCATCCTGGAAATTGAACCAAAGTTAGCAAAGGCAACATCTTTCTAATGATTGTCATACTGGTTGAATAAAGCCTTCAATAGTTTAGAATCTCATGCCTGCCACTAGCAGTTCAAGGATATGtcacaggagaaagaaagaagtagaaatAACTTGTGTCAAAGCCCAAGGCAACATATTATCCAAAACTTATTTGAGGCTGATTAAATTTTTGTGGGGCTTAAAGCAACTAACAACTATTGTACCAGTCACCCTTAAAAAATGCAGTTTTTTATGACCCCCTTGTGTAAATTTTTCACACTATCCTATCTTATACACAAAGATTTTTCCTTCAGAAAATTcaaatcttattttttatattaaaatGTTTGTGCAAGGCATCCCTTAGCAGTGTGATACGAGCCACTTGACTgagcaaaaaaaagaataaataaataaataaataaataaataaataaaataaaataaataaataaataaataaataaataaaataaaataaaataaaaaaatgctgatTGCCATCAACAGCTCCGCAATCCCAACGTCACGGTGACCAAAACATCATGGTTCGCCCCACCAAGTGTGCACAGGGATCACCCACAGACTTACTACATAGTCCTCCCACTGCTTCCACTCCGTTTCCTGCGCTGCTCTGTGAGGACTCGTATTCACCGCCACAAGAAACCTTTTACTTATAGTTTATAGTAATTGCAATGCAGTTTGTGATCATGCTGTAGAAGCATTACAGAAAACATCACTTGGTGGACTaggaaaaaaattagctttaaatttgatatatatatatatatatatatatatatatatatatatatatatatatatatatatatatatatatatatatatatatatatatatatatatatatatatatatatatatatatatatatatatatatatatatatatatatatatatattacttctaATACTAGACTTTCTCTTTCAATGTCAAAATATTAAACACCTGCATTATCCTCGCCTTGTGACTTTACAAATTAGTTTTCCTTAAGCTCTCCCATGAGGCAGCGTGGCAGTGGTAGCGTTTTCCTTCCACTTACTTCTGTGAATCAATACTGTATATTTCTTGTTGGGGTGGATGGGGAAGAAATAACCTTAATTTAGACTTtaaatttgttttcttcatgCCTCCCCATGAGCCAGCACAATTACCGCGAGCCAGTGGTAATGTATGCTTTCCGCTTGCTTCTGCAGATCGAGACTATTTTATTACCCCCGCAAACTTAAAGTTCCTTAACACATTTTTCTCTATGTACTATTTTGCAAAGCAGGGATTAGTACTAGCGTATTATGAGTATGGAAATAATGATACGCCCGTCGTACGAGAATTCCCGAGACAACTCAAACCAAAACATGAATTAGTACTTGTCATGCCTCTTGGCTAATTCCTTGAAAATGATTGAAGTGACCGCCATTACTAGTGGATGGATTCCACACTAAACTCATGAGCATGATAGCACATTATGGCCACACTGTCTGCAATCTGATCACATTTTCGCCCGTATTCCGAAACACTATgccctctcaccacaactatctTCAAAGGTCACAGCGATGATTCCCCGGGTTCTCAAGTTTATCCTGCtgataatgaagaaattttgttaatcagtcactggagccattaaaaaaaaaaaaaaaaaagtgtcacttcaactagacctTAGTGAAAGTAGTAGATGAGCagagcagaagtgtttcataatatgGTACCTTAACAGACATACCTATATTTTTTACACTTACATGAGAAGGATACTGACTTTAACAACTTATGCTTGATACTTGATGCATATTACTTAGCGAAAGGCTTCCTACAACAGAAATGCTTATCGTCTCTCCCTCACCAGCCGTGTATTGCTTTTTCACCCGTCTTCAAGAAGTGCAGTGCCGACCTTAGGTGTATAGGGGACCTATTAAAATGTGccgtaacctctctctctctctctctctctctctctctctctctctcaaggtcggTTAAGGCGCCATCTTGTCCCGAATTATTCTTACCAATTCAAGGTTTTCCTCCTCGGTCTTGCCTACTAATAACTCTGAATCTGTGTCCATGACGTGTCAAGAAGACCGCGTTACCACGGCCACACCTTGTTCACACTACTATCGatgtactaatactactataagGATGGCTGGCAGCCCTGTGGAGATTTTTGAACAGAGCAAATGTTATAAAATAGGTTGAAATAATGCACCCTGGATTCAATCTCTAATTATGACTTTACATAAAAATCTCTTTGAAAGCTGAGCTTCCAATATTAATGTTCGTCAGTCATAACTGCAGTAAGACAAGCTCGACATTGTAGGAGAGTAGCAGCCTGGCGGCAGCAAGGCGGAATTATTGATTGCGCGATGCTGGGGGAACGAGTTGCTGGGAATGCAAACACAGAGGCCCCGCGCCAGTCATGGGTTtcggaagaagtgaaggagaaacatACGATGGTATTCATTTACACTTGTCTTCAGTCTAATGGCTCACAAGACCTTAAtatcctctacacacacacacacagctctgaCCACTGTTGTACGTATATAAGATATCGTATGGCAGATATTACATTTGCCTTGTAGGAGCACAGTGGAGCACTTTGCATAAACCCCAAGAAAGTTTACCATTACCATACGGTCACATTTGAGTCACTGTTAGTATTAAGGTTGCTGTTAATCTATAAAGGATATTTTTATTTCCACAGTCCCTTGATAATTTTTAAAAAAgtggttttcttttttgccaGCTTTCAGGCTGCTCTCTAAACTTATCCATGACCTAATAGCATGTggacttctttatttatctatttacttttatttatttatttatttgtgtgtgtgtgtgtgtgtgtgtgtgtgtgtgtgtgtgtgtgtgtgtgtgtgtgtgtgtgtgtgtgtgtgtgtgtgtgtgtgaacgcaCCGTTTGACAATACGTGTTAACCGCTACCGGGAACCTATTTGTCAGTAGTATTCTATAGCAGTGGTTCTTACCATTTCGAAGTTCATACACCCTTCTGGAAACAATGAATTAATCATCTTGATACACTTTGTTTTGATCTTTTGATTAAAGCCTGATTTATATAATAAGTGTAATGTAACCTTGTAATAGTAACTATATGATAAACTTAGTATGATGGCGTGATGATATGAAGAGCTTAATAT contains:
- the LOC135111571 gene encoding uncharacterized protein LOC135111571 isoform X1, with translation MGSGKSKSSRGMCIDVLAGVSRKLYPILWIKNSGECGGLAEPRRHLLHVLPHLSPDAPKARGKVKNKEEAIELLRRTSFTHLPKEGREAFFRYLCNDKYPEDKDICDIDPKANGMDESSQKYQFWLQCEQVEHFSKFFQVYVMSEKRFPEVKKCFDESGDENLKNFLDEKKKNIDNIKSFATHLRDKIQPELDEMFKEFKNSLREEFGD
- the LOC135111571 gene encoding uncharacterized protein LOC135111571 isoform X3 — encoded protein: MGSGKSKSSRGMDAPKARGKVKNKEEAIELLRRTSFTHLPKEGREAFFRYLCNDKYPEDKDICDIDPKANGMDESSQKYQFWLQCEQVEHFSKFFQVYVMSEKRFPEVKKCFDESGDENLKNFLDEKKKNIDNIKSFATHLRDKIQPELDEMFKEFKNSLREEFGD
- the LOC135111571 gene encoding uncharacterized protein LOC135111571 isoform X2; the protein is MDTDSELLVGKTEEENLELDAPKARGKVKNKEEAIELLRRTSFTHLPKEGREAFFRYLCNDKYPEDKDICDIDPKANGMDESSQKYQFWLQCEQVEHFSKFFQVYVMSEKRFPEVKKCFDESGDENLKNFLDEKKKNIDNIKSFATHLRDKIQPELDEMFKEFKNSLREEFGD